One window from the genome of Lacerta agilis isolate rLacAgi1 chromosome 16, rLacAgi1.pri, whole genome shotgun sequence encodes:
- the XPA gene encoding DNA repair protein complementing XP-A cells — translation MEPPAPEGEKPALSAAMRAKIERNRQRALMLRQARLATRPYPPTGEGSSKVKAPPKIIDTGGGFFLEEEEEEEHTAEKVVHLPGPVLEFDYIICEECGKEFMDSYLMNHFDLATCDNCRDVEEKHKLITRSEAKQEYLLKDCDLDKREPVLRFILKKNPHNPRWGDMKLYLKLQVIKRSLEIWGSEEALEEAKESRQDNREKMKQKKFDKKVKELRRAVRSSVWKKDTSVHQHDYGAEEMIDEDLYKKTCTTCGHELTYEKM, via the exons ATGGAACCTCCTGCTCCTGAAGGGGAGAAACCCGCACTCTCTGCTGCGATGAGGGCAAAGATAGAGCGGAATCGCCAGCGGGCATTGATGCTGAGGCAAGCAAGGCTGGCTACTAGGCCCTACCCTCCTACCGGCGAAG GCAGTTCCAAAGTGAAAGCACCTCCAAAGATAATAGATACCGGGGGAGGATTCTTtcttgaagaggaggaggaagaggaacacaCAGCGGAGAAAGTTGTGCATCTCCCTG ggcCTGTGTTAGAATTTGATTACATTATTTGTGAAGAATGTGGTAAAGAATTTATGGATTCCTACCTCATGAACCACTTTGATCTAGCAACATGTGATAATTGCAG AGATGTTGAAGAAAAGCACAAACTCATAACAAGGAGTGAAGCCAAGCAAGAGTATCTTCTGAAAGACTGCGATTTAGACAAGAGAGAACCGGTGCTAAGATTTATTCTGAAGAAAAACCCTCATAATCCGCGATGGGGTGACATGAAACTTTACTTAAAGCTACAG GTGATCAAGCGCTCTCTTGAAATCTGGGGTAGCGAAGAAGCGTTAGAAGAAGCGAAGGAAAGCAGACAAGACAACAGAGAGAAgatgaaacaaaaaaagtttGATAAGAAAGTTAAAG AACTGCGCCGAGCTGTGAGGAGTAGCGTATGGAAAAAAGATACAAGTGTTCATCAACATGACTACGGAGCTGAAGAAATGATAGACGAAGACCTATACAAGAAAACCTGCACGACGTGTGGTCATGAAttaacatatgaaaaaatgtaG